The following proteins are encoded in a genomic region of Dokdonia donghaensis DSW-1:
- a CDS encoding T9SS type A sorting domain-containing protein — protein sequence MKTKMNRQLILSMGFILTSVIATAQGFTYNEETDGDLSDQFDAPSGPFILEVGDNSITADQQGNPRDIDYITITLPPDLQLDQLVLDSYTAEGTNNEAFLGLQEGNAFTTDAMTTTASDLLGGMTYGSGNLDTDLLPQIGQLGTGFTPPLPTGAYTFWLNQTGPNSQATLRFVVSGTLATEDVTTQNDIVIYPNPVRETLHISAPNTTVEKLEIYNITGQLIVSQATLSPVTFSGTPSGIYFVKVFTSSGIITQKINKL from the coding sequence ATGAAGACAAAAATGAATAGGCAGCTTATTTTGAGTATGGGATTCATACTCACATCTGTGATTGCCACTGCTCAAGGCTTTACTTATAATGAGGAGACTGACGGTGACCTCTCAGACCAATTTGACGCTCCTAGTGGTCCTTTTATCCTCGAGGTAGGAGATAATAGCATTACAGCAGATCAACAAGGTAATCCTCGTGATATAGATTATATTACGATCACCCTACCTCCAGATTTACAGCTAGATCAACTTGTTCTTGACAGTTATACCGCAGAGGGTACCAATAATGAGGCATTTCTTGGTTTGCAGGAAGGTAATGCGTTTACAACAGATGCAATGACTACAACGGCAAGTGATTTACTAGGAGGTATGACGTATGGTAGCGGTAATCTAGACACAGATTTACTACCACAAATTGGGCAACTAGGCACAGGCTTTACCCCACCACTACCTACCGGAGCTTATACCTTCTGGCTTAATCAAACAGGTCCTAACTCTCAGGCTACGCTTAGGTTTGTAGTTTCAGGAACTCTAGCTACAGAAGATGTTACTACACAAAATGATATAGTAATCTATCCTAACCCAGTACGCGAGACGCTCCACATAAGCGCTCCAAACACAACCGTGGAGAAACTCGAAATCTACAATATCACCGGACAATTAATAGTCTCGCAGGCCACCCTATCACCAGTAACATTTAGTGGTACACCATCTGGTATCTATTTTGTAAAAGTCTTTACAAGCTCTGGTATTATTACACAAAAAATCAACAAATTATAA
- a CDS encoding amidohydrolase, producing MKYTKTLCIVGTILVSAFAKAQTSFDQDIAAVKDKVIEWRRDFHQNPELGNREFKTAEKIAKHLKSLGIEVQTGVAKTGVVGLLKGDLPGKVVALRADIDALPVTERNDLPFKSNVTTTFLGAETGVMHACGHDTHTAILMGVAEVLAKNKDKIKGSVKFVFQPAEEGPPPGEEGGAKLMVKEGVLQNPQVDAIFGLHINSATPVGTIRYKPGGTMAATERFVVKVKGKQSHGSQPWSGVDPILISAQIIDGFQSIISRESNLTEEAAVITVGKITSGLRFNIIPESAEMIGTVRTLDPDMREKIIRRMNEMARDIAKAYGGEAEIEWQNMTVVTYNDLDLTAQSLPTLQKVSGAENVQLQKAVTGGEDFSFFQEKVPGFYFFLGGMTPGNKEAFPHHTPDFYIDESGFQLGVKALSQLTVDYLSK from the coding sequence ATGAAATACACAAAAACCTTATGTATTGTAGGGACTATTTTAGTTTCCGCTTTCGCGAAAGCGCAAACCTCTTTTGATCAAGACATCGCTGCAGTAAAAGATAAAGTAATAGAATGGCGCAGAGACTTTCATCAAAACCCTGAACTAGGAAACAGAGAGTTTAAAACCGCCGAAAAAATAGCCAAACATTTAAAATCACTAGGTATAGAAGTACAAACTGGTGTCGCAAAGACTGGTGTTGTAGGACTATTAAAAGGAGATTTACCAGGTAAAGTGGTTGCACTGCGAGCAGATATAGATGCATTACCAGTTACAGAGCGTAATGACCTTCCTTTTAAATCTAATGTAACTACCACATTCCTAGGGGCCGAAACTGGTGTAATGCACGCTTGTGGTCACGATACTCACACGGCTATACTTATGGGTGTAGCAGAAGTACTGGCTAAGAATAAGGATAAAATAAAAGGCTCTGTAAAGTTTGTCTTTCAACCTGCAGAAGAGGGACCACCACCAGGTGAAGAAGGAGGTGCAAAACTTATGGTGAAAGAAGGTGTATTACAAAATCCTCAGGTAGATGCTATTTTTGGGTTACATATTAATAGCGCTACACCCGTGGGAACTATACGATATAAACCAGGAGGCACTATGGCCGCAACAGAGCGCTTTGTTGTAAAAGTAAAAGGAAAGCAATCACACGGTAGCCAGCCGTGGTCTGGTGTAGACCCTATTCTTATCTCTGCTCAAATTATAGACGGTTTTCAAAGTATTATCTCTCGTGAGAGTAACTTAACAGAAGAAGCTGCGGTAATAACTGTGGGTAAGATAACTTCTGGATTACGTTTTAATATAATACCAGAAAGTGCAGAAATGATAGGTACTGTACGTACGCTTGATCCAGATATGCGTGAAAAAATCATAAGACGTATGAATGAGATGGCACGCGACATTGCGAAGGCTTACGGTGGTGAGGCAGAAATTGAATGGCAAAATATGACCGTTGTAACCTATAACGACCTTGATCTTACGGCGCAATCATTACCAACACTTCAAAAAGTAAGCGGTGCCGAAAATGTACAATTACAGAAAGCAGTTACTGGTGGTGAAGATTTCTCTTTCTTTCAAGAAAAAGTGCCTGGATTTTATTTCTTTTTAGGTGGAATGACTCCTGGAAACAAAGAAGCATTCCCGCATCACACCCCAGATTTCTATATAGATGAAAGCGGATTTCAGCTAGGTGTAAAAGCGCTTAGTCAGCTTACAGTAGATTACCTTTCTAAATAA
- a CDS encoding SusC/RagA family TonB-linked outer membrane protein: MKKTIIKKYLFLVLLGFMAQVTLAQKTITGTVKEQNGPLPGASVLIQGTTTGTQTDFDGNFSIEASSTDVLTFSYVGFKEVSIPVGNQTIINVTLEEDNALDEVVIVAFGSQTKKKNVQSVSVVGQDAIKDIPANSPQELLQGQAAGVQVVQSSGVLGAAPTIKIRGVASVSSGSRPLFVVDGVPLNDTDLTSNQGANQGLNPLANINPNDIESISVLKDASATAIYGSRGSNGVVIVTTKSGSKGGQTTVTLNVSTGISESTDTFDMMNADEFRQYAVDANYFGIDNVADLPQGGFNWVDGVTRTGISNNIDASVSGGSEKTSFYISTNFKDEEGFIIGNDLKRRAGRLNINHTATDWLEIGANIGITRNEFDRVGAENSTFAPLTSAYLIRPWVQPRDENGNLVNTGFIANTIAIESLDINDSDVTRTTGNVSAKVSLFEGLTFNSRFGIDRVLVEEQQRSFELNSPGGTGSNFYAQDNRYILTNTLNYDTTFGDKHDLGAVAGISYEENTIRTIAVAGTGFASDSSLNIESAAQKTTTTSSATANSLVGYFARVNYAYDSKYVLEGSLRRDGSSRFGADNRFGTFFALGGAWNLSEEKFLEDSSWINNLKLRASFGTTGNDRIGNFQSLALYSGGTFGQYNDQAGLAPVSAPNPDLKWERSKAFDIGLAGDLFNNRISFSVDYYKKRTDDLILNLPLPISTAAGTNNTIARNVGEIENRGFDVSLTSNNFRDGDFKWTTTLNIGFNTNEVISLPGASIDTEGREFIAGSASQRAIVGESINTFYLVRYKGVNPQTGDAEWLDADGNATTNPNPSTDRVIAGDANPDFVGGLTNTFKYKNFDLNVLTNFSVGNDIYVDGLRFTDNAASGSFNNRAALLNVWQQPGDNAFVPAFDSPTFNTFAQRSTAQLRDGSFLRFKNVTLGYTIPKSVLDKTRHVKNIRLYATATNLITIKGSDLEGIDPEVTDTSAALGQGETFFTPPQSKSFIFGATIQL, translated from the coding sequence ATGAAAAAAACTATTATCAAAAAGTATCTGTTTTTGGTTCTTTTAGGTTTTATGGCGCAAGTCACTTTAGCCCAAAAAACAATAACAGGTACGGTGAAGGAACAGAATGGCCCGCTACCAGGAGCCAGTGTTTTAATTCAAGGTACCACTACGGGTACGCAAACTGATTTTGATGGAAACTTCTCTATAGAAGCATCATCAACAGATGTATTAACTTTTAGCTATGTAGGCTTTAAAGAAGTTTCTATTCCTGTAGGAAATCAGACTATTATTAATGTGACGCTAGAAGAAGATAATGCGCTGGATGAGGTCGTTATTGTAGCTTTTGGTTCACAAACAAAAAAGAAAAATGTTCAATCTGTATCTGTAGTTGGTCAGGATGCTATTAAAGATATCCCAGCAAACTCACCACAAGAGTTACTACAAGGCCAAGCAGCAGGTGTACAAGTAGTACAGTCTTCTGGTGTACTTGGAGCAGCTCCTACTATTAAGATTAGAGGTGTCGCTTCAGTATCATCTGGATCTAGACCACTATTTGTTGTAGATGGTGTACCACTTAACGATACAGACCTTACATCGAACCAAGGTGCAAACCAAGGTCTTAACCCACTTGCAAACATCAACCCAAATGATATAGAGTCTATCTCTGTATTAAAAGATGCTTCGGCAACGGCTATCTACGGTTCTCGTGGGTCTAACGGTGTTGTAATTGTAACTACAAAATCTGGTTCTAAAGGAGGACAAACTACGGTTACTTTAAACGTTAGTACTGGAATCAGTGAATCTACAGACACATTTGATATGATGAATGCAGATGAGTTTAGACAATATGCTGTAGATGCAAACTACTTTGGTATTGACAACGTTGCAGATCTTCCTCAAGGTGGATTTAACTGGGTAGATGGTGTTACAAGAACAGGAATCTCAAACAATATAGACGCATCTGTAAGTGGTGGTAGTGAGAAAACTTCTTTCTACATAAGCACAAACTTTAAAGATGAAGAAGGATTCATCATTGGTAATGATTTAAAAAGACGTGCTGGTCGTTTAAACATTAACCACACTGCAACAGATTGGTTAGAAATAGGTGCAAACATAGGGATTACAAGAAATGAGTTTGACCGTGTAGGTGCAGAAAACAGTACGTTTGCTCCGCTTACTTCTGCTTATTTAATACGTCCTTGGGTACAACCTAGAGATGAGAATGGAAATCTAGTAAACACTGGATTTATTGCAAACACAATTGCTATTGAATCGCTAGATATCAATGATTCAGATGTTACAAGAACGACAGGTAACGTATCTGCAAAGGTTTCTTTATTTGAAGGATTGACTTTCAACTCTCGTTTTGGTATTGATAGAGTTCTTGTAGAAGAGCAACAACGTTCTTTTGAGCTTAACTCACCAGGAGGAACAGGATCTAACTTTTATGCACAAGACAATCGTTATATCTTAACAAACACGCTTAACTACGATACTACATTTGGAGATAAGCACGACTTAGGAGCAGTAGCAGGTATCTCTTATGAAGAGAATACAATTAGAACTATTGCAGTTGCAGGTACAGGTTTTGCTAGTGATTCTAGTTTAAACATCGAGTCTGCTGCACAAAAGACTACAACTACATCTAGTGCTACAGCAAACAGCCTTGTAGGTTACTTTGCACGTGTAAACTATGCTTATGATAGTAAATACGTTCTTGAAGGTTCTTTACGTCGTGATGGATCATCACGTTTTGGAGCAGACAACCGTTTTGGTACATTCTTCGCACTAGGTGGTGCTTGGAACCTTTCTGAAGAAAAATTCTTAGAAGATAGTTCTTGGATTAATAACCTTAAACTTAGAGCAAGTTTCGGTACAACAGGTAACGACCGTATAGGTAACTTCCAGTCACTAGCACTTTACAGTGGTGGTACTTTTGGACAGTACAATGATCAAGCTGGTCTTGCTCCTGTTTCTGCACCAAACCCAGATTTAAAATGGGAACGTTCTAAAGCTTTTGATATAGGACTAGCAGGAGATCTTTTTAACAACAGAATTTCTTTTAGTGTTGATTATTATAAAAAGAGAACAGATGACCTTATCTTAAACCTTCCACTTCCTATCTCTACTGCAGCAGGTACAAATAATACCATTGCTCGTAACGTAGGTGAGATTGAAAACAGAGGTTTTGACGTTAGCCTTACTTCTAATAACTTTAGAGACGGTGATTTTAAATGGACAACAACTCTTAATATAGGTTTCAATACAAACGAGGTAATTTCTTTACCAGGAGCATCTATCGATACAGAAGGTAGAGAATTTATAGCTGGATCTGCTTCTCAAAGAGCAATCGTAGGTGAGTCTATTAACACATTCTACTTAGTACGTTACAAAGGTGTAAACCCACAAACTGGTGATGCAGAGTGGCTAGACGCAGATGGTAATGCAACTACAAATCCTAACCCATCAACAGATAGAGTTATTGCAGGAGATGCAAACCCAGACTTTGTAGGAGGACTTACAAACACGTTCAAGTACAAAAACTTTGACTTAAACGTCTTGACTAACTTTAGTGTTGGTAACGATATCTATGTAGACGGATTACGTTTTACAGATAACGCTGCTTCTGGATCGTTTAACAACAGAGCTGCTTTATTAAATGTATGGCAACAACCAGGTGACAATGCTTTTGTACCTGCTTTTGATAGCCCAACATTTAACACGTTTGCACAGAGATCTACTGCTCAGTTAAGAGATGGTTCTTTCTTAAGATTTAAGAATGTAACGTTAGGATACACAATTCCTAAGTCAGTATTAGATAAGACTAGACACGTTAAAAACATAAGGTTATATGCTACTGCAACAAACCTTATTACTATAAAAGGAAGCGACTTAGAAGGTATTGATCCAGAGGTGACAGATACAAGTGCTGCTTTAGGACAAGGAGAAACTTTCTTTACTCCACCACAATCAAAGTCTTTCATCTTTGGAGCAACGATCCAATTATAA
- a CDS encoding sugar-binding protein: MKNLLTFCLLTLVLSSCKESTTTASSSSDLVEDTSEIPNNKIDHQLRQVQKATIAPELDGKADDPIWKAVSWQQLNQKWLGDDYTDQDFAGRYKLAWTPEALYILAEITDDVIYDKEKDPLTLWWDDDCLEIFIDEDNSGGGHQFTHNAFAYHVALDGNVVDVAPGKTPTLYNSHVQSKTTTIGENTMLWECKMTIYDATYKDGGVNEQKILAPNKKMGFALAYCDNDASEERENFIGSVAVPGEDKNRGWIDAGIFGTIELVE, from the coding sequence ATGAAAAACTTATTAACCTTCTGTTTACTCACACTTGTATTATCGAGTTGTAAAGAATCTACAACAACTGCATCCTCATCTTCAGACCTTGTTGAAGATACAAGCGAGATACCTAATAATAAGATAGACCACCAGTTACGACAAGTTCAAAAAGCCACTATTGCACCCGAGCTTGACGGAAAGGCAGATGATCCCATATGGAAAGCTGTGAGCTGGCAACAATTAAATCAAAAATGGCTGGGAGATGACTATACTGATCAAGACTTCGCTGGCCGCTATAAACTTGCTTGGACCCCAGAAGCCCTATATATACTTGCCGAAATTACAGATGACGTAATTTATGACAAAGAAAAAGACCCACTCACCCTATGGTGGGATGATGACTGCCTAGAGATTTTTATAGATGAAGATAACTCCGGCGGTGGTCACCAGTTTACCCACAATGCATTTGCATATCACGTAGCACTAGACGGTAATGTGGTAGATGTTGCTCCAGGTAAAACACCTACATTGTACAATAGCCACGTACAATCTAAAACTACAACTATAGGAGAAAATACGATGCTATGGGAGTGTAAGATGACCATCTATGACGCTACTTATAAAGATGGTGGTGTTAACGAGCAAAAAATACTAGCACCTAATAAAAAAATGGGCTTTGCCCTAGCCTATTGTGATAATGATGCAAGTGAAGAGCGAGAAAACTTTATAGGCTCTGTAGCCGTGCCAGGTGAAGATAAAAACAGAGGCTGGATAGACGCAGGTATTTTTGGAACGATTGAGCTAGTGGAGTAA
- a CDS encoding RagB/SusD family nutrient uptake outer membrane protein, protein MKIFKYTLIFLLSVGFYSCEDDLDILPEDDQSPEQVFSSEAGANGALVGVYSLAQQDDVLNGTSALATEWQSDNVDFVGSFPTFNDIRTYDTRSTNTSIQGIYDDSYEVINAANRVIAFVPEIADETFLEEDRANIVAQAKFMRALVYFKLADLFAQPLQVGGGTNLAVPLVVNPVNPSTATDEELFPKRATLNEVHTQIEIDLVDAIPALTNSDNSRATQAAAQQLLARLYLYQERFEEAATLSNDAINSSFQLAENYEFYNDQSPEHLFTLVNTSADGQDSGQGFSGLTNPAPTGRGDAPFTDNLIAAYLEEFQIDEDGNPLLDDEGNPVPDARYTDLIQIGTSAPGNARVFTAKFPDGVNNADNAPVLRITEAYLTRAEANLRNGSSIGADPLTDINLLRARAGLVALSAVTLDDILNERRKELAFEGQRRMDLLRNGLDLRRAGMPNEVESAFGADKTIFPIPNREIELSQLEQNPGY, encoded by the coding sequence ATGAAAATTTTTAAATACACACTTATTTTCCTTTTGAGCGTAGGGTTCTACTCTTGTGAGGACGATTTAGACATACTGCCAGAAGACGATCAGTCTCCTGAGCAAGTATTCTCTAGTGAAGCAGGTGCAAACGGTGCACTAGTAGGGGTTTACAGTCTTGCACAGCAAGATGATGTACTTAACGGTACCTCTGCCCTAGCTACAGAATGGCAGTCTGATAATGTTGATTTTGTAGGGTCTTTCCCAACATTTAACGACATTAGAACGTATGACACAAGATCTACAAATACTTCTATACAGGGTATTTATGATGATAGTTATGAAGTGATTAATGCTGCAAACAGAGTAATTGCTTTTGTACCAGAAATTGCAGATGAGACTTTTCTTGAAGAAGATAGAGCAAACATTGTTGCGCAAGCAAAATTTATGAGAGCCCTAGTATACTTTAAGCTTGCAGATCTTTTTGCACAACCACTTCAAGTAGGTGGAGGTACAAACCTAGCTGTGCCATTAGTAGTTAACCCAGTTAACCCTAGTACGGCTACAGATGAGGAACTATTCCCAAAAAGAGCAACACTTAATGAAGTACACACACAGATTGAGATTGACCTTGTAGATGCAATTCCAGCACTTACAAACAGTGATAACTCAAGAGCAACGCAAGCAGCTGCACAACAGTTACTAGCACGTCTGTACTTATACCAAGAGCGTTTTGAAGAAGCTGCTACCCTATCTAACGATGCGATAAACAGTTCTTTCCAACTAGCGGAAAATTATGAGTTTTACAATGACCAGTCTCCAGAGCACTTATTTACATTAGTAAACACATCTGCAGATGGACAAGACTCAGGTCAAGGATTCTCAGGTCTTACTAACCCAGCTCCAACAGGTCGTGGTGATGCACCATTTACAGATAACTTAATTGCTGCATACCTTGAAGAATTCCAAATTGATGAAGATGGAAACCCACTTCTTGATGATGAAGGAAACCCAGTACCAGATGCTAGATACACAGATCTTATTCAGATAGGTACATCTGCACCAGGTAACGCACGTGTATTTACTGCAAAGTTTCCTGACGGAGTAAACAATGCAGATAACGCTCCAGTACTTAGAATTACTGAAGCATACCTTACAAGAGCCGAGGCTAACTTAAGAAACGGTTCATCTATAGGTGCAGATCCTCTTACAGATATCAACCTACTTAGAGCACGTGCAGGTCTTGTAGCACTTTCTGCTGTAACACTTGATGATATCTTAAACGAGCGTCGTAAAGAACTTGCCTTTGAAGGGCAACGTAGAATGGACTTGTTAAGAAATGGTCTTGACTTAAGAAGAGCAGGAATGCCTAACGAAGTGGAGAGCGCATTTGGAGCAGATAAAACAATCTTCCCTATTCCTAATAGAGAGATTGAGCTATCTCAACTTGAACAAAACCCAGGATACTAA
- a CDS encoding M28 family peptidase — MLKKLPTLHIPNPKQLITTSVLTAFTFCLSIGTSVAQTDTRIYDIIDAVSEDRLRADVKKLADFGTRHTLSDTVSNTRGIGAARRWIKSEFEKTSQACNNCLDVFYQSDLVKKGTNPRIVKDVVVVNVVAVQRGSKYPNRYILMSGDIDSRISDPTNYTDDAPGANDNASGMAGTLEAARVLSKYTFENSIIYVGLSGEEQGLFGGKGLAAYAKEQGWEIIGIMNNDMIGNIEGVDGVIDNRTFRIFSEPVPPTETEGQRNARRFYGGEVDGISRQLARFIYKTTKTYMPEMNPMMIYRLDRFGRGGHHRPFNDAGFAGIRIMEAHENYTQQHQDIRTENGINYGDTFEHVNFPYNAKLTAVNAINLASIAWAPPTPSNVGIGGIVEANARLQWDAVEGAVAYKVYWRDTTSPTWDHSRLILNGTSATLKGIVIDNFFFGVAAVGKDGHESPVAFPSIIIRD, encoded by the coding sequence ATGTTAAAAAAATTACCCACCCTACACATTCCAAACCCAAAACAACTCATCACTACTTCTGTACTTACCGCTTTTACATTTTGCCTTTCTATAGGTACAAGTGTAGCGCAAACAGATACAAGAATTTATGATATTATAGATGCCGTATCTGAAGACAGATTACGGGCAGATGTAAAAAAACTTGCAGATTTTGGAACAAGACACACCCTAAGTGATACCGTTTCAAACACTCGCGGCATAGGCGCAGCTAGAAGATGGATCAAAAGTGAGTTTGAAAAAACATCTCAAGCTTGTAATAACTGTCTAGATGTTTTTTACCAGAGTGACCTTGTAAAAAAAGGTACAAATCCTCGTATTGTAAAGGATGTAGTGGTAGTAAATGTTGTTGCTGTACAGAGAGGTAGCAAGTACCCTAACCGTTACATACTAATGAGCGGTGATATAGATAGTAGAATTTCTGATCCTACAAATTATACAGATGACGCACCTGGCGCAAATGATAATGCTAGCGGTATGGCTGGTACACTAGAGGCGGCAAGAGTATTATCAAAATATACTTTTGAAAACAGTATCATATATGTAGGCCTCTCTGGAGAAGAGCAAGGACTCTTTGGAGGAAAAGGGCTCGCAGCGTATGCAAAAGAGCAAGGCTGGGAGATTATAGGTATTATGAACAATGATATGATAGGTAATATAGAAGGTGTAGATGGAGTGATAGATAATAGAACTTTTAGAATATTTTCTGAGCCAGTCCCTCCTACTGAGACAGAGGGACAGCGCAACGCAAGACGATTTTATGGCGGTGAGGTAGATGGTATATCAAGACAACTGGCTCGTTTTATTTATAAAACCACAAAAACGTATATGCCAGAGATGAACCCTATGATGATTTATAGACTAGACCGTTTTGGCCGTGGTGGTCACCACAGACCTTTTAACGACGCTGGATTTGCTGGAATACGTATAATGGAAGCACACGAAAATTACACACAGCAACACCAAGACATACGTACAGAAAATGGAATAAATTATGGTGATACCTTTGAGCACGTAAACTTCCCCTATAATGCAAAACTTACAGCCGTAAACGCTATTAACCTTGCGAGCATCGCCTGGGCACCTCCTACTCCTAGTAACGTAGGTATAGGTGGTATTGTTGAGGCAAATGCACGTTTACAATGGGATGCCGTAGAGGGTGCAGTAGCTTATAAAGTGTACTGGAGAGACACCACCTCTCCTACTTGGGACCACTCAAGACTTATTTTAAATGGTACAAGTGCCACTCTTAAAGGTATTGTGATAGATAACTTTTTCTTTGGCGTCGCTGCTGTAGGTAAGGATGGTCACGAGAGTCCAGTAGCATTTCCTAGTATTATTATAAGAGATTAA